The following are encoded in a window of Tolypothrix sp. PCC 7712 genomic DNA:
- a CDS encoding ISKra4 family transposase: MNNLQSILSHIHDTLNSLPEWNHLEEFVREFYSMWLKLGNEVQKSLFQAKIEEKEAQYSHPRTKREKRYYTPLGEMVLVRRAYVTRDGIKVKVDEELGLPKDKWLPMVLELACALGISSEFPNSHSLFQKWTTLELAEKTLANQVEKIGNELQTQEFDGECLPDTSSEFEVPNLEDEPPDLLYVGVDGVMTPLNQKQGYKEAKVGVIFWSKDHQKVGKKRGVIREREYVATLKSRREFRDRVSHLYHQVALTKPTKTVVIGDGAHWIWSMASEQFPGSVEILDFFHLSEYVWSVAKAAYPNKEDTQKDWVKTQQQLLKKSEWTTVIENCHQFPKKKKDLTKAITDLERYLTNNQSRIDYRSYLKAGLMIGSGVVESSNRRVVTQRLKQAGMHWSFFGAEGVMALRAAYLSSSERWSNFWSSLSYNQIKLV; this comes from the coding sequence ATGAACAACCTCCAATCAATTCTGTCTCACATTCATGACACACTCAATTCCTTACCGGAGTGGAACCATTTAGAAGAATTTGTGCGCGAATTCTACAGTATGTGGCTAAAATTAGGGAACGAGGTGCAAAAAAGCTTATTTCAAGCCAAAATAGAAGAAAAAGAAGCCCAATACTCACATCCGAGAACTAAACGAGAAAAAAGATATTACACTCCATTAGGTGAAATGGTTCTTGTACGTAGAGCTTACGTTACAAGAGATGGTATTAAGGTCAAGGTTGATGAAGAGTTAGGTCTACCAAAAGATAAATGGCTACCAATGGTATTAGAATTAGCCTGCGCTTTGGGAATCAGTAGTGAGTTTCCTAACTCTCACTCCTTGTTTCAAAAATGGACAACGTTAGAGTTAGCAGAAAAAACTTTAGCTAATCAAGTAGAAAAAATCGGAAATGAACTACAAACACAAGAGTTCGATGGAGAATGTTTGCCAGACACTTCTTCAGAGTTTGAAGTCCCTAATTTAGAGGATGAGCCACCAGATTTATTATATGTGGGAGTTGATGGAGTCATGACTCCCTTGAATCAAAAACAAGGATATAAAGAAGCAAAAGTTGGTGTAATTTTCTGGAGTAAAGACCATCAAAAAGTTGGTAAAAAAAGAGGTGTGATCCGGGAAAGGGAATATGTAGCTACTTTAAAATCGCGGAGAGAATTTAGGGATAGAGTCTCCCATTTATATCATCAAGTAGCTCTTACAAAACCCACAAAAACTGTAGTGATTGGTGATGGCGCACATTGGATTTGGTCGATGGCATCAGAACAATTTCCAGGTTCGGTGGAAATTCTCGACTTTTTTCATCTCTCAGAATATGTGTGGTCAGTGGCGAAAGCCGCTTATCCGAATAAAGAAGACACTCAAAAAGATTGGGTGAAAACCCAACAACAATTACTGAAGAAATCTGAATGGACTACAGTAATTGAAAATTGTCATCAATTCCCAAAAAAGAAGAAAGATTTAACCAAAGCAATTACCGATTTAGAGCGTTATTTAACTAATAATCAAAGTCGAATTGATTATCGCTCTTATTTAAAAGCTGGTTTAATGATTGGTTCAGGAGTTGTTGAAAGTTCTAATCGGCGTGTGGTTACACAAAGATTAAAACAAGCAGGTATGCATTGGTCTTTTTTTGGAGCCGAAGGAGTTATGGCTCTTAGGGCAGCATATTTAAGTTCTTCTGAGCGATGGTCAAATTTTTGGTCATCCTTATCTTACAATCAAATTAAGTTAGTGTAA